Within the Thermostichus lividus PCC 6715 genome, the region ATGCAATTGGGCAGCCCGAACCGAGGCGATCGCCCCCACGGTAGCCGATTGCGCCACGTACTGCAAGCCATCGGCGGTAGAGGCGACCGGACACTGCTGGGCATGGGGCAGCATGTGTTGCAGCCAGCGCTGACATTGGCCTAGGGCTTGGGGGTGGGAATAGACAGTACGAATCTCCTCAAGCCGAGGGGTCTGCGCCACAAAGGCATGGAGAATGGGCAGGTCAAAGGCGTACTGGATGTGCAGTTTATCTAAGCGCCAGAGGGAATCTAGCGTACTATTGACACTCCCCTCAACGGAGTTTTCACTGGGCACCAGCGCCAGATCCAACTGGGCGATCGCCAGCGCCTCTAGGCAGCCAGCAATGGTCGAGAAGGGTACCAAGTCTATGGGCTCACCCTGCTGCCACTGGGCATAGCGCTGAGCCGCTTCTTCACTGTAGGTACCCACTGGGCCTAAATAGCCGAGTCGTTGCCGTTGCGTCACAGAATATCCTTGCGTTTTTGAAACCACCCCACCAACCCCAGCATTACGGCAATAATACCGCCTAGGCGCAGGTTATTGACGAGAACATTGGCCGTAAACGTCTGCCTCTGTAAGCTCCAAAAGCGATCAATCAGGGCTTCACCACTGGCGATCGCCCGCCCCCGGTTTTCTTTCCACTCAGCAAACTGATCTTGCCAGCGATCCATAGCCGCCTGATAGTCCTTCACTTTCTGGTTGTAGGCTTCAACCCGATCCCGATAGGCTTGGTCAAAATCAACGATCGAGTTGGGTAACCCTGGCGCATCGCCCGGCTCTGGGGGCTGGGGGGGTTCCGGCTCATCAACGGCAGGGTGGTACTCTTTGCGCACCCCCGGAAAATTACAGCGACTAAAGAGATTGTCATCAAAGCAAGGACAGGTTTCTAAGACAGCAGCACTCAGTTTCTCCCGTTGCGCCTTAGGTTGCTGCCAACAGTGATCAGCAGCCACATCCCGGCCAAACCCCATGAGGGAGACCACATTGGCATAGCTCCAGCGGGTCAGGGTGACATCGCTGAGAAAATTGCCCACCACCCCCAAATCCTTCAGGGGAATAATGGCGCCCGCAAAGGTAATCTGGGGCACTAAAAACAAAATAGTGAGTAAAGGAGCCACCGTTTGCGTTGGCGAGAGGGCAGAG harbors:
- the pheA gene encoding prephenate dehydratase, with amino-acid sequence MTQRQRLGYLGPVGTYSEEAAQRYAQWQQGEPIDLVPFSTIAGCLEALAIAQLDLALVPSENSVEGSVNSTLDSLWRLDKLHIQYAFDLPILHAFVAQTPRLEEIRTVYSHPQALGQCQRWLQHMLPHAQQCPVASTADGLQYVAQSATVGAIASVRAAQLHQLPIVATNIQDLADNCTRFWVVSRQQGNGWPTTSSTHTSIAFSLKANQPGALLKVLQLFSDRQINLSRIESRPSKRALGDYLFFVDLEVNGQPAIVAECLEALTAVTDVLKIFGSYQFLPLGAS